The Lasioglossum baleicum chromosome 5, iyLasBale1, whole genome shotgun sequence genome segment GATGTATTTGCTTAAAAGGGACAAGCTCTTGGGGTGTTTAAACGAATGTGTGTACTATGATGAGATCGCCGCATCTTTCACTCGACTATTACACGACAGCCGTGATTACATAGCGACTCTCAAACATTATAAATTATCCGTTCCTGTCGAAACAGATGCATCGGGAGTAATGACGCTCGATCAAATTGCGAACCTCGCTGCGAAACCAATTACAGACCTTTGTGCCATGAGCAATAACGCAGGAGGTCCGGGCGGAACCATCGGTAGCAGCCCTAGCACGATTAAGTTAAAACCAAAGGTGATTGAGAGCTTGAAAGAAAGGCGAAAAGCTTTGGAATTGGGTGCTAACGACACTGCGGCGCAACAACTTGCTTACAATGTTATGTCGATGTCAGCATTGGCTGGTGCTGCAACGATGTTGCACTGTTTGCCACCATCTCCGCAGCCTCTTAATCCGTTAGTGAAACCGCTGATGGAAGCTATTAAACGCGAGGAGAACGAAGAGCTGCAGAGACTGGCTGCAAAGCATTTGTCGTACCTGGTGGAACTTTGTCTCGATAGAAAACCGTCTCCCAATTCAAAGGTATCTGTTGTAATTATCTATATATAGCTTCTTTGACATCGTGGAAGCGAGATATCTCCTCTATTGTAGTGAAAGGGTTAATTTACGTCGTGTCGACGAAACAAGCTCAGTTCCCCTCGAATAATGTCACGAGAATTTTCTGTCACAGATATCGACCAATTTATGTACATTCCTATGCTCGGATAGCGAATTCACCCCTCGTGTAAATTGTGAAACGGATACGGATCTTTTCGATGGAATCCTTACTTTAAGCAACAGACAAAAACACGCTGAGAGAATAGCGTACAATCGAGGAGCGAACAGTGGACTCGGTGGAGGAAGGGGGCCAGGTCGACCACCAAATACCGAAATCCCTTTGGAAGAATTGCTTGCTTGCGAAGAACCGGAAGCTAAAGCTGCTAGGACACGACGTCGTGGAGCAACATTGGCTCTAACAGCGATAGGTTGGATATCATGAAATCGCTGTATATATTTCTTATTccctaaaaataatttatatgttCTCCTTATTATCACAGCGACTCATTTCGGCGATCAACTGCCAACTCGACTGCCACATTTATGGGAGCTGATTCTTCCGAACGTGTTAAAAGAAGAACAAAAGAGCACCGGACACGAGAGTTCTCAAGAAGAAGTGAATCAATTGATTTTTGGTTTGCAAGTTCTGGAAGTTATGACACCGAGTCTGAATAAAGCTTTGCTTCCGCCAGTCCTAGAATACCTCCCGTGTTTGTGCAAATTGTTAGCTCACCCGTACAAAGCAGTTAGGCATATGGCGTCACGGTGTTTGTCCGTGCTGGCTACTTTAGACACGGAAAAGGTAAAATTTTCGTTTCTCGTACCAGCGTCTGATTTTTCTGTAATCCTTTTGTTATTGATATATAATTGTGTTTTACTTTTTAGGTAATAGTACATGTCACGCAAACGGTGATACCACTTCTAGAAGCCACCGGTGGTGAGAAATTGTATTCGACAACTGTAACAACTCCACGCGAGGTGGATTCGATAAGGCAAGGAGCAGCCGAAGCGTTGACTTGCCTTGTCGAGAGTTTAGGTGtttatattgtaccgtacgctgTGCTTTTTATGGTTCCCTTACTTGGGCGTATGAGCGATCAAAATCAAGCCGTAAGGCTAGCTTGCAGCGCAACCTTTGCTACGCTTGTTCAGCTTCTACCCCTCGATCCTGGCTCGATAGCTGATCCACCGGATCTAGTGTAAGTTGAAAACAAAAGGGTCATGTTTGCCCAATCCGAAAAATCAAGCACCGTAATAATATAAACGCGATTCAATAACTTTGATATATAAAATCAGCAATATTGagtttttggaatttttaaaaatcgattttgtgataaaaatttcGGATAAAAATTGACAATGGTATATGCTATTAGGCGGAATCTTCATGAATGTTTTCGTATGACCACCTCGTAACGCTTAAATATATTTCAGAGAGAAGAAAACTCAAGAGCGACGGTTCCTAGAACAACTGTTACATCCACGTAGTATTCCGGACACAGACCTACCGATTCCAGTAGCAGCGGAATTGCGGTCTTATCAGCGACAAGGCCTCAACTGGTTAAACTTTTTAAACCGTTATCGACTTCACGGCGTCCTATGCGACGACATGGGACTCGGAAAGACATTACAAACACTTTGCATATTGGCGGTAGATCACCATCGTAATCCCCATGCTCCACCAAGTCTGGTAGTGTGTCCGCCTACTCTAACAGGTCACTGGGTGTACGAAGCAGAAAAATTCTTCGAAACGAAGGATCTGTCAGTCTTACAATTTGCCGGTACACCGCCCGATCGCGACAAACTAAGACCGATAGTCACGTACCATAGACTGGTAGTCGCTAGCTACGACATAGTACGCAAGGACATCGACTACTTCGAGAGGCGGCAATGGAATTACTGTGTGCTCGACGAGGGCCATGTTATTAAAAACGGAAAGACAAAGAGCGCGAAGGCAACAAAACGAATACACGCCAACCATAGACTTATATTGTCGGGAACTCCGATCCAGAACGACGTGCTCGAATTGTGGTCCTTGTTCGATTTTCTGATGCCAGGTTTTCTGGGTACGGAGAAACAGTTCGCAGCTAAATATTCGCGCCCTATCTTGGCTTGTAGGGAACCGAAAGCTGGGCCCAAAGAACAAGAGGCGGGGGCTTTGGCTATGGAAGCACTGCATAGACAGgtaatttttctgctattttgtTACTCATTGCTGGAAATCCTTCGTTTAATAATATAACTCGTTTCGAACAGGTACTGCCGTTTCTACTGCGGCGAAACAAGGAAGATGTTCTGCAAGACTTGCCGCCTAAAATCACTCAAGATTACTATTGCGATTTATCACCGCTGCAACGGACTTTGTACGAAGACTTCCGCAGCAGACACTCCTCCACTCTGTTGTCCGCCACGTCGGGCACTTCGTCCGCAAGCGATCCTCAAAGTGGTCACGTGTTTGAGGCGTTGCGATATCTACGCAACGTGTGCAATCATCCTAAACTAGTTCTGAACCCACGGCATCCGCTGTATCAGACGGTAGGTGCTATTGTCGCTAAAGCTACAAGACACAAAATTTACGCGGCGCGGCAGTCGACGTgttaaccccttgtcgtatcattttctttacatttcTTTTCAGATACTGAACACATTGAAGCAACAGAAGAGCACGCTAGCCGAAATAGAGCACGGAGCTAAATTGCCAGCGCTGAAGCAGTTGTTGTTGGATTGCGGTATAGGACAACCGCAACAAAATCGCAATTGCGTAGCCACTGGCAATCCACCGGAAAATCAATCGCCGCAGCACCAACAATTAGTCAGCCAGCACCGAGCTTTAATCTTTTGCCAGCTGAAAGCGATGCTGGACATTGTGGAGAAAGATCTCCTTCGCACGCATCTGCCAACTGTTACGTATCTACGTCTCGATGGTAGTGTACCAGCGACCCAGAGGCATTCTGTGGTGGCGCGTTTTAACGCTGATCCCTCGATCGATGTACTTTTACTGACAACTCAAGTCGGTGGTCTCGGATTGAATCTGACCGGTGCGGATACCGTTATATTCGTGGAACACGACTGGAACCCCATGAAGGATCTTCAAGCAATGGATCGAGCGCATCGCATCGGACAAAAGAAAGTTGTTAATGTTTATAGGCTTATCACGAGGTCCACGGTGGAAGAGAAGATTATGGGTCTTCAGAAGTTCAAACTTCTCACAGCGAACACCGTCATCTCGACGGAGAACGCTTCTTTGGAAACTATGGCTACCGATCAGGTAAGATTCACTAGTACATTGCGgagttttcgaattttttaagaaaatggcTGGGTGTCATCTCAGACAGTgtaaaaattaaccctttgaactTCAAAGATTTCTttggacctagaatatttccattttactgATATTAGTAGCTTATACAATATCTAAATGTTTAATCGTTTAATAAATACAACCaaattttaatcatttaaaCAACGTTCCCGGggcagaaacattttttagcGAGCCATGACAAATAAAGCTTTTCTTAATTGTCAAATTAGCAGTTAGAAAAAAACGCAGGAATTTTGTGAAATATTACAAACAGTTTCCAATGAAATTTTACGGTGAAAAATTAAATACTTTTTTCTCGAATGCGTGCCATTtgtacaaaaatcgatttttttcaaaatccctACGCCTTTTTCTAGCTATCAACACGAAAATCAAGAAAAACTTTAGTTTTCTGTACGAGATGAACattgcaaacaatttttgtatGGAGGACTGCCACgcttgcaattattatttccacTTTTGTTACAGTTACTAGACTTGTTTTCGTTGGAGAACAGCAAAGGAAAAAGGCCAGACAAGCAAGGAGAATGTGTATCAAAAATCGGTGGTATGCCAGGCGTTAATCGTTCGATTCTAGAAATCCTTCCAGAATTATGGGAACAGCAACAGTATGACGACGAATACGATTTCGATTCATTTCTCTCGACATTAAAGGCTGATACCCAGTGAGCTTTTCATTTAAGATAATTCTGTATCACCGAGCACGTAAATAATCCAGTGAAGTTGTCTGTACACCTAAGCGCCAGAGTATAATAACGAGCAAGAACAATaacaaaacacacacacacacacacagaactACCCTCTACCCTGTGATGTCAATGGactgaaaatgaaataaatattcttttattagaagaaaaaaggaaaactaCGTTCGAGCTACTCGTTAACAGAGTAGAAAGAAACTCGCGAGAAGTAAATaagccgtcggatcgattatgtACTATAAGTAAGCGagttttgtttatttataataacttaTAAAAACATCGATACAATTACAATTCCGTATTTGTACCAAATAACACCAAGgtgcatatttatttatatatcgtAATACTAGCCTCTTTCTTCACCACcacttatgtatatatatttatacatataccatTGAAACTTATGTCGGTAAGCTGTGACGTCACCGATTGTCTTTTTGTTAATTACCGGACTCCTTTAAAAAAAACTATGATTATcccaaattaaaaaatgatccCCAGAGTGTCGTCAGTGTTTCTTCAAAGGCTCACAGTTTCGATATGCTATTTGGGACCAGATTTCCAGCTGCGAAAACGTTATGGGGGTCCAGGTGTGCTTTCGCAGCCTTGTACAACGACACTCCCGCTTCTCCAACGGCGTCCGCATAGTAACAGGCACGTAATTTACCTACGCCGTGATGATGGGACAAGGAACCACCGCTGGCGAGTATCTCCTGGCGCGCAGAGTGTTCGATGGCCTCGTACGTCTCGACCGGATCCGCGAGATTTCGGTAATTGAACGCCATGTAAAAGTATATACAACATCCGGCATCGTACGTCTGCGTCACGCGGCAAGAAATGAAATAATGTTCGACTTTGTTCTTGTAACACTCCCTGGCCACGCGCGACTTCACGTTCCTACAGAGCGACAACGTACGATTCCAAGAAACCGACGTCTCGAACGACTCCGCTAAGATATAGTAATCCAAACCAAGATCTCGGATGTACGCTATCACGAACGTCAACACGTAGCCACGTTCACCGTTCGTCTCACCAGCCGGCACACCGTAGTGTTCCTTCGCGATCTTGTAAATCTGTTGCTCGTTCGCTGCCACCTCCGCCGCCGTGTTACCCTCGAACAACAGAGTTGCCACGCATATCTGGTCCCACTTGAAACCCTTTATCCTCGTGATGTACGCCTGCTTCAACCCTTGCAAAATTAAACTACCCCAACCGCTCTCCGGTCGCAACACCTGTCCGAACTGAAACTGTTCGTTGTCCATCAAGCGTATGCTAGCAGGCTGGCACCGTTCTTTGGCTACCTATTCGGTAAATGCAAAAGTTGATTAGCGTCAGGGCTTATGACATTTTAGCAGAGAGCACAGACAAGTATAAGTCACATTGTAGCAACAGTACGATAGATATAGTTACCTGACGCAACGCCGCTACGCCCGTCTCAAAATTTGGGAAAACTACACTACCATATTTGACTACTTTTGGTAACGGCCTAATTTTCATTACTACTTCCGTGACGACACCCAACGTCCCTTCACTGCCAAGGATCATATGGTCGAAGTCTGGGCCACACGAAGCTCTTGGCACCATGATACCCCTCTCCAACGTTATCTCGGGATCCTCTGTTCTGCCAGTGACCATTCTCACTCGTATCACTAGATCCTCGATGTTCCCATAGCGATTCTTCTTCATACCACTCGCCCTTGTCGCGACCCATCCTCCTAAACTGTTCTTTCCGAAAATAAAAACGATTATGTCGGTTGTAATTAAAGGCCTTACATTGTGTATTCTTTTCTCGTTTGAAAAATGTAGCTTTGAAAGAAACTGTTTGAAACATTGAGGTAATGTTTCCTAATACCTTCTTTATACAACAGCTGATTTTCTAAAGCCTGTTAAATAATTCTGCTGCTCGAAACGGAAGCTTAAAATCTATCTCTACCATAATAATTACTAGAATAATTGCCAGTAGATAATCTGTCAATGTTCGGGAACATTCAAGATCTTGCGTACCTAGAGAATTCATAAGAATCGGGTTCGTGGCCAGAAGTCAGCCCTTGAAGACGTAGCTGTTTTTCAAGGTCCTGGCCAATGATTCCAGACTCGAAGCAGGCGATTAAATTTTCTCTATCTATCCACAATATTCTATTCATCTGGGAAGTGTCCAGCAAGATGATTGTTCGCTGTTCATTCACTGGACAAGATGACGCACCGCTGACGCTCGTTCCACCGCCAAATGGTATACAGGTAGCCCCATAACGAGTACACAGTTTGATCACTCTTACTACATCGTCGTGGCACTCTGAGAATGTAATGCATCCGTGTTAATAGGAGATTCAGATCGCTTTATCGAAGAAAttcaaatatacagggtgaaccacctaACTTGTGTACGACTTCTTTATAAGTGGAGGCgtttagatttttttaaatggtcaAATTCAATAGAGTgttttcaagtaaaaatgtattaaacATTGTTTGCTCTGacgttattaattaattaaatatcgaCGAAAGAGTAACGTCACCGGGTGCCTGTATTTCACTTCCTGTTTTATTTCGATTCTttcgtaaaatatatatatttgtaataataagtTTCCTTGCAAGTATAATTGTGACAACGATAAAGGAGTTACTGTAACGTAGCTACTTCATTTTTCAATGTATTCGCATGTATGTCTAGCACATTGTAGATGTATGGTTTCAGGAAATATACATGCTTATAGTGTATATCTAAGTCAAGGCTTGGGAACTGTTTTGTTTCGTTTATACCAATCGATAAAAGTGTAGAGTCAAGGAAATTCAAATGAGAAGACACTATCGTGGAGTATAATTGAAAGACAgtatcaaaaaaaaaaaagtaaaacagtaaaatatttaGAGAACGAAGCTTGACATTAACATTGAAAAAGTAGCTGAATCCTCTGTTGCGAACATTCACCAGGAAACTGTGCCGTTATATTTAtagataatttatataatgttgTGATTGTAGGTGGGACAATTATCGTGTAGCGATTTGATGTGCCAAAACGCTATGAATAATCAAAATCAAACGAATTATGGTTAAACAGCGGATTTTTTGCATTTATTAAACCGCTAATAACGTTAGAAAAGAAAATACATTAAGAacacattaagaaagaaaaattgtcaattttgcataaagatccgctgtctaataatatagTTTTTGCTTTGTCTTCAAATGATCAACAATAAAAATGTCTGTGCAGCGTTGTCGCGATTGCTGACTATTTAGTATTTAGTATAAGCGTCAACGTTTCAGTTGTGCAACTCTCTCACCGTTTAGCCGACCTGCATAACACTTTTCAGTATTTCGCACGAGATTTGACCAACATTTCAGTTTGGCAACCGCTGCCAACACGAACAGACTCTAAGAAATATTTCTTGATAGGAAATAGTCAGCATTTCCCGACTTACTCGCAGCTGTAGTGTTAGCTCTAATTTCTAATTTTCGGTGGGGTTTTAACATTATTGCACTTGATGTATATCGACTAACAAATAGTCTGTCATTATTAATGACTCATTAATAATCTGAATCGGAACGGTCGCAGTGCGCGGTGAACGTAATTTCGTAGAAAGTGATGTTGAGTTTGATGTCGTGCAACGATGTGCGTGTGAcgtttccgaaaaaattctAGGACACCAAATCTTTGTCCCTCGTAAGGTACGTCACTGTTAGCGTTCCTCGTGACTCGATTCACGCGTAGCTATTGGTGGATTTTGAATTGCTAATTATTATTTGAAGACAAAGCCGCTTCCATAGTCTCATCTCTCTTGATCATCATCTTGTTTTGGCTTGTGGAATTAATCGCTCTCTAAAAGGATCATCCCCAAAGTTAAACTTCCCGTAAGATCATCACAGTTTCATGTTAATAAATAATCCTATGAATGATTTATGGTAAAGAACCGAATATTGTGTTTACTCGGTTCAAAAACTGTGTAATTAACTGAAACAACTGAATTTTAAGGAACTCGATGGTCACTGGAGAATGAAAGTGTAGATAATATGGAAAAGGTATAGCTGGATAATATTACACTATAATATACCCCTATGATATATGATAGAATATGATAATGATGTGTTTcaacgaattttaagagaaagtggaataaaatacaatcttatttctagtagcctttgcagatcttaaaaaaaaaataaaaattgtactaaattctgtcgaattttatattccatccTTTACTGTGTGAAaaatttcagaagccataaatgcaagagtactgtaagggtagttatagCGTGAATACTGTTTTAATGAATTAtgctctatttcttctgttctgctcaacaaaaagttacgaaaaaattcacgaacgttCTACCTAGCAGCATATacgactgtgaattttttccgaatttttcactggaaaatcaattttcaaaaaattccagAATCTTAAAATTGAAGTTATACCCGGCTGTACTCTTCGTGAAGTATTCCTGTGGTACTTACTCGGCCAGATGACAATGTCTGGTATCCGCTGGAACGATCCGTACCTCAGATTAAATATCTCCCTTAGCGTATGCCCGTGTGCTCTAATAAGCCGGTCGATACCTTTCGTCGAATATTCAATGTTCGTTTCCTGAATCGCCTCTAACAATTCCGACGATAGAACCGAATCTGGCAGGTTCGTTGGCATCGGCTGAGCTGTATTTTTGCGTTGTATATCCACGTTTAATACGTCTTTTACCCATTGCGTAAAGTACGGTAATTCCTGGTTGCCGATTGGATACCTGGAAACATTTGTTGATTTAGTGGAAAAGATAACCACACAcgaacacacacacatacacgtgCGTATAGTAGGTTCATtgatataagtagactgcggatttttatggaaaataaaatttgtattaattgcaagatactgATGCAGAATTATTCTGCAATTTAATTGTAGATAATTTCTCTCTTGATAAGAACTATTCAATAATTCTATAGTCAAATGTTAACACatcaccgaccggtgattattgcataattttgaaaaatctatggtacatagctaaacactttttaatggaaccttcaatagcaacagcaatttttcaataaaaacaaTTCACAATTAGTTAGTTCACaaatgaactaacaagtcaccctcaataacgtcacctaatagtttcatttaagatcgcaatgtaaaagaaaatttctatgctttcttctgg includes the following:
- the Agps gene encoding alkyldihydroxyacetonephosphate synthase isoform X1 — its product is MSTIMKTGTAEDVENLNGPTSFESVVPQNRQELLKWNGWGYKDSEFRVNSKSILEFTGNRYPIGNQELPYFTQWVKDVLNVDIQRKNTAQPMPTNLPDSVLSSELLEAIQETNIEYSTKGIDRLIRAHGHTLREIFNLRYGSFQRIPDIVIWPKCHDDVVRVIKLCTRYGATCIPFGGGTSVSGASSCPVNEQRTIILLDTSQMNRILWIDRENLIACFESGIIGQDLEKQLRLQGLTSGHEPDSYEFSSLGGWVATRASGMKKNRYGNIEDLVIRVRMVTGRTEDPEITLERGIMVPRASCGPDFDHMILGSEGTLGVVTEVVMKIRPLPKVVKYGSVVFPNFETGVAALRQVAKERCQPASIRLMDNEQFQFGQVLRPESGWGSLILQGLKQAYITRIKGFKWDQICVATLLFEGNTAAEVAANEQQIYKIAKEHYGVPAGETNGERGYVLTFVIAYIRDLGLDYYILAESFETSVSWNRTLSLCRNVKSRVARECYKNKVEHYFISCRVTQTYDAGCCIYFYMAFNYRNLADPVETYEAIEHSARQEILASGGSLSHHHGVGKLRACYYADAVGEAGVSLYKAAKAHLDPHNVFAAGNLVPNSISKL
- the Hel89b gene encoding histone acetyltransferase 1, with the translated sequence MTSRLDRLFILLETGTNAVTKKAAAQQLGEAQKLHPHDLHHLLARVATLLKSPQWDTRVSAAQAVQAILAQVPAWDPEPIKKEDQEDGETRKHIPNNRLKLEDFDMEKVLARSSHLTGSEGSEYDLVSADGEQVSTPNQEEKLIAAKLGLHPQLMGVDTSELFTAEDLTPVVVSPTSSTQAKVSVGETLKQPSGGLSRREINRARRKARQSVSKQRSREPEDHRSNEEYHSNSNAQSPTNSTGESGCKKIKLEEVISTDINVPNSNAQTESNNGVPDSTGCWPDSAIDWPLEPFADSLRQDLFSQKWEVRHGAATALRELVKLHGKGAGKSRLQTVEEMEECHYQWIIDAALRLLCVLGLDRFGDFVSDQVVAPVRETCAQALGSLLLLVHNKKDNGNKNKDIIGIISVMLKLLEHNEWEARHGALLALKYLLAVRDDLLDDILPRIFPATVKGLSDPVDDVGAAAASALIPVASALPRLLEPSELEAIVTRLWELLREQDDLAAACNSFMGLLAAILSLPTARGYLTPQPLSQVLPRLWPFLSHSSSSVRKATLQTLETLTGDDGAQTTDKKELWGEAGGLVLQDALRHVFQRVLIEHITAIQDVAERVWENLVVQSDLELLLHAACPLVSTWLCLAMQPEHVPFNPNLLMTISTASKGAKTNQFVGTCDGQTTDTNGGNNNAAPGNAKSMSELKVYIGGIETVAQNIRKSNVIPARCRATRMLGLLSHYVVQPAPGVTYTPDIPSPALCYAKVLLAHLNSRSALQRTIAGLTMSHWATVNNKPPAIPDILRDKLLGCLNECVYYDEIAASFTRLLHDSRDYIATLKHYKLSVPVETDASGVMTLDQIANLAAKPITDLCAMSNNAGGPGGTIGSSPSTIKLKPKVIESLKERRKALELGANDTAAQQLAYNVMSMSALAGAATMLHCLPPSPQPLNPLVKPLMEAIKREENEELQRLAAKHLSYLVELCLDRKPSPNSKISTNLCTFLCSDSEFTPRVNCETDTDLFDGILTLSNRQKHAERIAYNRGANSGLGGGRGPGRPPNTEIPLEELLACEEPEAKAARTRRRGATLALTAIATHFGDQLPTRLPHLWELILPNVLKEEQKSTGHESSQEEVNQLIFGLQVLEVMTPSLNKALLPPVLEYLPCLCKLLAHPYKAVRHMASRCLSVLATLDTEKVIVHVTQTVIPLLEATGGEKLYSTTVTTPREVDSIRQGAAEALTCLVESLGVYIVPYAVLFMVPLLGRMSDQNQAVRLACSATFATLVQLLPLDPGSIADPPDLVEKKTQERRFLEQLLHPRSIPDTDLPIPVAAELRSYQRQGLNWLNFLNRYRLHGVLCDDMGLGKTLQTLCILAVDHHRNPHAPPSLVVCPPTLTGHWVYEAEKFFETKDLSVLQFAGTPPDRDKLRPIVTYHRLVVASYDIVRKDIDYFERRQWNYCVLDEGHVIKNGKTKSAKATKRIHANHRLILSGTPIQNDVLELWSLFDFLMPGFLGTEKQFAAKYSRPILACREPKAGPKEQEAGALAMEALHRQVLPFLLRRNKEDVLQDLPPKITQDYYCDLSPLQRTLYEDFRSRHSSTLLSATSGTSSASDPQSGHVFEALRYLRNVCNHPKLVLNPRHPLYQTILNTLKQQKSTLAEIEHGAKLPALKQLLLDCGIGQPQQNRNCVATGNPPENQSPQHQQLVSQHRALIFCQLKAMLDIVEKDLLRTHLPTVTYLRLDGSVPATQRHSVVARFNADPSIDVLLLTTQVGGLGLNLTGADTVIFVEHDWNPMKDLQAMDRAHRIGQKKVVNVYRLITRSTVEEKIMGLQKFKLLTANTVISTENASLETMATDQLLDLFSLENSKGKRPDKQGECVSKIGGMPGVNRSILEILPELWEQQQYDDEYDFDSFLSTLKADTQ
- the Agps gene encoding alkyldihydroxyacetonephosphate synthase isoform X2 codes for the protein MKRIPQTGREIYLAHDPWDMCVRNGRAWQELLKWNGWGYKDSEFRVNSKSILEFTGNRYPIGNQELPYFTQWVKDVLNVDIQRKNTAQPMPTNLPDSVLSSELLEAIQETNIEYSTKGIDRLIRAHGHTLREIFNLRYGSFQRIPDIVIWPKCHDDVVRVIKLCTRYGATCIPFGGGTSVSGASSCPVNEQRTIILLDTSQMNRILWIDRENLIACFESGIIGQDLEKQLRLQGLTSGHEPDSYEFSSLGGWVATRASGMKKNRYGNIEDLVIRVRMVTGRTEDPEITLERGIMVPRASCGPDFDHMILGSEGTLGVVTEVVMKIRPLPKVVKYGSVVFPNFETGVAALRQVAKERCQPASIRLMDNEQFQFGQVLRPESGWGSLILQGLKQAYITRIKGFKWDQICVATLLFEGNTAAEVAANEQQIYKIAKEHYGVPAGETNGERGYVLTFVIAYIRDLGLDYYILAESFETSVSWNRTLSLCRNVKSRVARECYKNKVEHYFISCRVTQTYDAGCCIYFYMAFNYRNLADPVETYEAIEHSARQEILASGGSLSHHHGVGKLRACYYADAVGEAGVSLYKAAKAHLDPHNVFAAGNLVPNSISKL